The sequence below is a genomic window from Oreochromis niloticus isolate F11D_XX linkage group LG3, O_niloticus_UMD_NMBU, whole genome shotgun sequence.
TGAGAACACAGCGGActagtgagacagagagagaaccCAGTCTAGACAcaggagacacacaaacataaagaaaaagaagacttGAGATGAAATGAGGAACGTAACAGTAACAAACCTAAAGACAAGAACTATAAATATAACCATAGCAAGATagctaaaataataaatatgaatagaTCTTTTTCTTAAgtctttattattttacatgcTAATCTaacttttacttttctttagtTCTGACTTCAATGCCTTGCAGGataacaaaccaaggtcagtgattttcttttaaatatgtcAAATATGTGttaaattcttcttcttttatgttTAGGGTTGGCAGCCCTAACCACATAAGAATTATTTTAATTGCTTTGCACAACCATGacatcttttttaattttaactcTCACAGCTAATCtcactgtgagtcccagcagctctcagttctttgaaggagactttgtgtctctgagctgtgaggaggacgacagctctgctggatggactgtgaggagaaacacaagcaaacaacagaggactcagtgtggagatgggtggggaaaACCAGATGATTCGTCCTGTAATATCACTATGATGGTGCCTCATGACAGTGGAATATATTGGTGTGAGTTCAATCAGAgtaccatcagtaacatggttaacttgacagtcactggtaagctgagtgtgtggagttagtgttgatgaagctgtgtgtaaatggatgaaatgctgtagtttgtctctgtgttgaggtggatcagtgatcctgcagagtcctgtcctccctgtgatggagggagatgacgtcactctgctctgtaaaacaaagaccactccctccaacctcccagccaTTTTTTCCAAAGATGGCGTCTTCACCGGGAAAGACTctgcaggtcacatgaccatccagcatgtttccaggtctgatgaaggcctctacaagtgtgacatcagcggtcatggagagtctccatccagctggatcactgtcacaggtgacacactcacctgtctgtgtttctgcaggtttcaacattcacaatgtgacgacaacttaatgactgtgtttgctttattttagacaaacacaccac
It includes:
- the LOC109201181 gene encoding low affinity immunoglobulin gamma Fc region receptor II-like isoform X1 → MDDTSLLFLLFLTSMPCRITNQANLTVSPSSSQFFEGDFVSLSCEEDDSSAGWTVRRNTSKQQRTQCGDGWGKPDDSSCNITMMVPHDSGIYWCEFNQSTISNMVNLTVTGGSVILQSPVLPVMEGDDVTLLCKTKTTPSNLPAIFSKDGVFTGKDSAGHMTIQHVSRSDEGLYKCDISGHGESPSSWITVTDKHTTTPPPASSAGSSPLVPVLLTAGTVCVVLVVMLLVVLVERHVDRKLKESDAAAVNSAVRTEDVTYGEIDIKEKQEEAKMYSCCSLSPPWFKITFFLNKGV